Part of the Paeniglutamicibacter sulfureus genome, CCACAACATGATCATCCCAGGGATGACGGTGCATAGACCCACGACGATCGAACGTACCACGAAACGAGAGTCTTCCCAGTCCTGATGCGAGGGGGACGCCGTTGCTCCCAAATCAGCTCCTTTTTGGCACTCGTAATGTCGGAGCCGGCTCGTGCGTATGGTTCCACAATGGTACCGTCTCGCTGACTGATTGCCTGATATGCCGTTGCAGCGTTCCAATAGTGGGTGGAAGCGGGGCCGCTACACCGGAAGTCCGGGGAGCCAGGTGAGGATGAGTTATCGGCCGAACTTTCCTGTTGCTCGTTTCGACTCCCCCCAGGTCGAACTGGTTGATTCTCCTTCGATTCCAATGAATTTCTTCGCATTCTTGACCGTTTCAGAGACAAGCCTGCTCGGTTCCCTGGTCCTGGATTAGATAAGTGTCGGGGGTCCACGACAGAATGGATCCATGCTTGAGTCCGTCCTGTCCCATCCCACCGATACAGCGGACCTCCGTAAGGCCCGCGGGGCATTTTTCACTCCCCCGGCCATCACACGTTTCATCGCCAACTGGGCGATCCGTGACCCACAGGACCGGCTCTTGGAACCATCGGCCGGGGACGCCGCTTTCATGGTTGAAGCCGTACGCCGCCTGGGTGAGCTCGATCCTTCCCCGGAAACCAATCCGGTCGTGGAGGGTGTTGAGATCCATGCCCACAGCGCACAAGTGGCCAACGCCCGGGTCCTCGAAGCAGGCGGGACCCCCCGCATCACCGTGAGCGACTTCTTCCTGGTGGAACCACGCCAGGACTTTTCCGCGGTCATCGGCAATCCACCATATATCCGCTACCAAGACTTCCGGGGTGAGTCCCGCGCCCGCTCACGCGCCGCGGCACTGAAGGCCGGGGTCGCACTGACCGGCCTTGCCTCAAGCTGGGCGGCGTTTACAGTGCATTCCGCTCTTTTCCTGAAGGACGGGGGAAGGCTCGGTCTGGTCCTGCCGGCAGAGCTCCTGAGCGTGAACTACGCCTCCGTGGTGCGGCGTTTCCTCTTTGACCGGTTCCGTCGCGTGGAACTTGTCTTGTTTGAGGAACAGGTGTTCCCGGAAGCCGAGGCCGACGTTGTCCTGCTCCTGGCGGAGGGTTTCAATGAAGGGCCCACTGACGCAGCCATTATCCGCCAGGTCCAAAATGCCGAGGACCTGCTTTCGGACACCGTCGGAAAACGCTGGGCACCGGTGGATCCTGCGGGTAAATGGACGGCCAGCATGGTCGGCAGCGCCGCACTGGAGCCCCTCGCCGCTCTGCGGTCCGCTGGAAACTTCACCATGTTGGAACAGTGGGGGGATACGACACTGGGAATGGTCACCGGAAACAACGGCTATTTCACCCTTTCCCCTGCCAGGGTCAAAGAACTGGGCATCCCCCGCCGAGACCTCCTGCGCCTCTCGCCCCCCGGCAGCACCCACCTGCGGGGCCTGTCGTTGAGCGCCGACATGCTCACACGCCTCGGGGCGGCAGGAAAGTCCACGTACCTTTTCCGCCCGGAGGGAAATCCCTCGCCGGCCTCGGCCGCTTACATTGAGGCCGGGCACACCGCCGGCGTCGACCGGGCCTACAAATGCCGGGTCAGGACCCCCTGGTACAAAGTGCCCCTGGTCAAACCCGCCGACCTCATGCTGACTTGCATGAACGCTGACACTGCCCGCTTGACCACGAACGAAGCCCACGCTCATCATTTGAACTCCGTTCACGGGGTATACCTGAAGCCCGAGCTCCAGGACCTGGGCCGGGAACTGCTTCCCGTGGCCAGCCTGAACTCCGCCACCCTGCTGAGCGCCGAAATGGTCGGTCGCTCCTACGGCGGGGGCATCCTCAAACTCGAGCCACGCGAAGCGGACGTGTGGTTCATGCCCTCCGCCACCCTGGTGGCTGAACGTGCCGACGCCTTGCGTTCAGTCCGCGAACAGGTGGCCCGGCTACTGCAAAACGGGAAACTGCTCGATGCCGTCGCCCTGGTGGACCAAGCGCTGCTGCTCAACAATGGCTTGTTGTCCCAGGACGAGCTTGACGGAATTCGATCCGCCCACCACACCCTTTCCGAACGACGCGTAACGAGGTCCAAAAGTGGCAGCTAGCCCGAGCATGAAAACCACCGCCTGGGCACTGTTCGACCGGATCGTCGCAGATGCGGCGCCCGAGGGTATCCATTCGAACCCCTGGCTCCGCACGGGCCCCAAGGAACTGGTCTACCAACCCGACTTCGCCACCCTGAAGCTCCTGCTCGCCGTACCCCTCTATCTAAAGGCGGTGACCCAAAGCGGCATCCCCGCACTGTCCCTGGATGTGTGGGTCTCCTATGAACTGCGCCGGGCAGGCTTTGACAAGGACGCCACTTGGCCGCGGGCCGAGCACCCCCGCATCATGCCCAAAGCGATCGCAAACCTGCTCGCGGCATTGCCTGTCGCCGAACGGCAAAAAATACAGCAGCGCCTGAGCCGAAAGACCGCCACGAAGGGCGTTGTTTCGGCCAGCGCCAACATCCTGGGCAAGAACTACTTCAAGCAAGTCGATGTGCTCATGTCGGATTGGGACACCGGCCCCGAAGTACTCATCAGCACCAAGCGGATGGACTCCAGCTTTGGAAAGAACGCCGCCAACCGCGTCGAGGAAAGCTACGGGGATGCCAAGAACCTTCGGCTAAGGCATCCGCTGGCAGCACTCGGTTTTGTGTATGGACTCCGCTCCACCATCCTGGATGAAGCCCCCGACACGGCGGAATGGATCATCGACCTGCTCCACAAACTGGGCAACGAGGACGACGCCTACCACGCCGTTGGTCTCCTCATGATCGACTACAGCAATGACGTAGCCGTACCCGAGGGACACGACAATGCAGATGAAGGCGACGATCCACTGGTCGCAGCCGGCGTGCAGGAAGAAGACGAACCCGAGGCGCCCGAGTCCACGGATGCTTTCAATGCCGAAGAAATCCTTGCCAAGATCCCCCCGGTAAACCTGCTCTTTGATGAACGTGCGGAAGACATCCATCCGGCCCGCTTCATGGCCACGATGGTCCAGCGCGTGCTTGCCACCACCCCGGTCAACCGGCACAAGGAAGCCCGGCGACGCATGAAAGATGCACCTCTTGAAACAGCGAAGGCCGACATCCCTAGCTAAGCGTTCTGGCAAGACATTTCGCCCAGGAACACCGGGGAATCCGAAGCCAACATAGCTGTCCGGGCTGGACCCCACTCATCCGGCTCACATTAGTGCACGCCTCCGGGCGAACGCTACAACTTGCCGGAGCGGTCCGCCCTGGGAATGGGCATTAACGCTTTGGTTCGGCTGAAACCATGGGTTAGAGACGCAGGGCTTCCCTAATGCGCACCCGGGCAGCAGAGTACGCTTGTGTGCCGTCGTCATCAATCGCCTGCACCCGGATCACCGGCGGCCTGCCCATGGCCGGTGCCGACAGGTCCCTCAGCGAGTCGTAGTAGGCCCGTTGCCGGGCGCGGCCAGCCAACCCGGGAAAGCCCTTCGCTACTTTGGTCGCATGAAATTTGTCCGCCCACCCCGAGGTCAACCGGCACAGCTCCCGGTACTCAGTAAGGTCAAATCCCACCGGAGCACCGGAGGGGTAATGATTCAAGGCCGTCAGCCGGTGGCTCGTGAAGTGTTGATGCTCATCGACTTCAATGATTGTGCCGGTAGGTTCATGCAGCAGGTCACCAAACAGAGCCTTGGCGCTTGACGCGGCATAGGCGGCCGCGTCACCTCCCAGGGCCAATAGAATCCCATGGAGCGGCCCGGCCGCGGAGTGAGCGTGATCGGGCAGCCCGAAGTGCCCCTTTTGATTAATCCACGGAAAGCGGTAGTTGCTGGTCAGCGCTATACCGTCGGCCAACGCTGCCGCTTTGAATGCGTTCTCCGTGTCGCCCCGTGCCATGGAAACAGCGTACCCGACCCATCCACTTCGCCGTGTGGTTAGTGGCAACAAAATCCCACGCCAGATCCTAGGCTGGTTTCTGGGACTAACCCGCGGCGCCAGGATCCACGTCTTCGTGAACCCTCCCGAAAACCATGTCGCCACATTGCGGGATGCCCGTTCACGGCAGCTTTCCGATCACCCGCCGATATGAGCACTTCTTCCATGCTCCGACCACCCCGTGCCAATTTGCTCGCTGTGAGGGAGATTGGGCAGAACAAATCTTTCGTAAGCTTTAAGGATGAGGCGATTTTCCGGAATCTCCTCAGGTTTTAGAGATTTATTGATGGCGTTCTGGACGCTCCAAGGCTCTTGCTCGCCCGAGTCGTTCACTATGTCGCAAATAACCTGAACCATACGGGTGGCACCCAAAGCGGTGAGACTCTCCAACTCTCTCAAAGAGACTGCAAGACATGGAATGCCTGGGTCGGTAAGGTGCCCGTGGAAATCCTTGGCATTTGCGCAGTGGATAGGTTCGGCGGTGACGATGAGTCCTATTTGTTTTAAGTCTTTCGGAATCTCGTGGAACTTCGGGTGTTCGCTAAGGATGAGTTCACTGCTGGTCTTAATCTGCTTACGTGCTCTGCCGATACAATTTTCCAAAACTGTATCTATGCGGGTGCTCCCGGCTATGGCATCCGCTGATATTTTCGCACTCTTACACTCAATCAAGAGCACCGTATCCTCAATCTGAGCAAACCAATCGATTGAGAGCATGGGGCTCTTAGTTCCGTAGTCAATCTCGGGTATGACTTGATCGAACCCCGCATACCCTAGCTGTAGACCGGTGTACGCTTCGACCCGCTTTCCAAGTTCCTCGGAGAAGCCCTCCCATGTTTCTGTGCCCCTGTAGAAGAGATTGCCGATGGTCATGGTTTGAAGAATGTAGAAGTGCTGGGGAGCAACCAAAGATCCGTTTTGGAGATCAATCAGCGGATACCTTGCAAGGGGTGAGACTGCGAATCT contains:
- a CDS encoding N-6 DNA methylase, encoding MLESVLSHPTDTADLRKARGAFFTPPAITRFIANWAIRDPQDRLLEPSAGDAAFMVEAVRRLGELDPSPETNPVVEGVEIHAHSAQVANARVLEAGGTPRITVSDFFLVEPRQDFSAVIGNPPYIRYQDFRGESRARSRAAALKAGVALTGLASSWAAFTVHSALFLKDGGRLGLVLPAELLSVNYASVVRRFLFDRFRRVELVLFEEQVFPEAEADVVLLLAEGFNEGPTDAAIIRQVQNAEDLLSDTVGKRWAPVDPAGKWTASMVGSAALEPLAALRSAGNFTMLEQWGDTTLGMVTGNNGYFTLSPARVKELGIPRRDLLRLSPPGSTHLRGLSLSADMLTRLGAAGKSTYLFRPEGNPSPASAAYIEAGHTAGVDRAYKCRVRTPWYKVPLVKPADLMLTCMNADTARLTTNEAHAHHLNSVHGVYLKPELQDLGRELLPVASLNSATLLSAEMVGRSYGGGILKLEPREADVWFMPSATLVAERADALRSVREQVARLLQNGKLLDAVALVDQALLLNNGLLSQDELDGIRSAHHTLSERRVTRSKSGS
- a CDS encoding DUF7255 family protein, whose protein sequence is MARGDTENAFKAAALADGIALTSNYRFPWINQKGHFGLPDHAHSAAGPLHGILLALGGDAAAYAASSAKALFGDLLHEPTGTIIEVDEHQHFTSHRLTALNHYPSGAPVGFDLTEYRELCRLTSGWADKFHATKVAKGFPGLAGRARQRAYYDSLRDLSAPAMGRPPVIRVQAIDDDGTQAYSAARVRIREALRL